A region of Vanessa cardui chromosome 1, ilVanCard2.1, whole genome shotgun sequence DNA encodes the following proteins:
- the LOC124534736 gene encoding ubiquitin carboxyl-terminal hydrolase isozyme L3-like produces MATETLIPLESNPEVMNKFLQKLGVPNKWGMVDVMGLEPEMLSWVPKPVIALTLLFPVSDAYEQHKQKEENDILSKGQEVSSNLFYMKQNISNACGTVALVHGVANNTDHIQLNEGPLKKFLDEAKDLDAAARGTLLEKSEGIINAHKELALEGQTNTPSAEDPVNHHFITFVHKDGVLYELDGRKAFPINHGKTTPDSMLEDASKICKEFMSRDPDEVRFTVVALAASE; encoded by the coding sequence ATGGCTACTGAAACTTTAATTCCTCTGGAATCAAATCCCGAAGTTATGAATAAATTTCTTCAAAAACTTGGTGTGCCTAACAAATGGGGTATGGTAGACGTTATGGGATTGGAACCTGAAATGCTTTCCTGGGTGCCGAAACCTGTAATCGCTCTTACACTTCTCTTTCCTGTTTCTGATGCTTATGAGCAACATAAACAAAAAGAAGAAAATGATATTCTATCTAAAGGTCAAGAAGTATCTAGCAATCTTTTctatatgaaacaaaatataagtaatgCATGCGGTACAGTAGCACTTGTGCATGGAGTTGCTAATAACACAGATCATATTCAGTTAAATGAAGGCCCTTTAAAGAAATTCTTAGACGAAGCCAAAGACCTCGATGCTGCTGCTAGAGGGACGCTATTGGAAAAAAGCGAAGGTATAATTAATGCTCATAAAGAGTTGGCTCTAGAGGGTCAAACTAATACTCCTAGTGCTGAAGATCCTGTCAACCATCATTTTATTACTTTCGTACATAAAGATGGAGTTTTGTACGAATTAGATGGGCGTAAGGCTTTTCCAATTAATCACGGAAAAACAACACCTGATTCTATGTTAGAAGATGCATCAAAGATTTGTAAAGAATTTATGTCACGAGACCCTGATGAGGTCCGTTTTACTGTAGTTGCTTTAGCTGCATCtgagtaa
- the LOC124534742 gene encoding GPI transamidase component PIG-T: MLKLGIPGFFLFTLILQIKGDEFKEEIFIKPLPPSHLYVNFHFITLVNGEESFEHSHLAPRSLGEIMSRYQVEELHLTLTEGQWKHNQWGYPVLDAAPGAELYAWFSPEVIDVDAHWKKLSSTLSGLFCASLNFIENFNTITPKMSLWPTGAQKLKQNYTSQLRYASLPREIVCTENLTPWKKLLPCESSHGFSSLLNSRMIHNTNYHSIGVHVRRTCVDNNCLDTNLEIKQTVALVYDFKIINSMDWSFRKLFGQGLPGACPLSSSSKIYIDITSNSTYRFKLSPEPNDIVLSQRGGSETELAIYNINNSVMMNIVAKYETKNKIFVNIPPPLSFTRYVLGYGKEFGGIVTELTNNYWAPIDVVLLENAPWWLPIQLSSLRINGEAESKLIMSQYYSPGKSRQKPYHLELLLRLPPKSTTTLTIDFEFVFLKWQEYPPDANHGFYIGSALILANLPTAKNYTSLPIHGNTFDSVINASKSWYPMTFRTNGAMVSLPTPDFSMPYNVICLACTVVALAFGPLNNICTKELVLKAAGTPLSLRQKIFNIFKKKKD; this comes from the exons atgttaaaattagGGATACCTGGCTTTTTCCTATTTACTCTGATATTGCAAATTAAAGGAGATGAAtttaaagaagaaatatttattaaaccgCTACCTCCATCTCACCTTTACGTTAATTTCCATTTCATAACACTAGTAAATGGAGAAGAATCAT ttGAACATTCTCATCTTGCTCCAAGATCTCTGGGTGAAATAATGTCTCGCTATCAAGTAGAAGAGCTACATCTAACTTTAACAGAAGGGCAATGGAAACATAACCAGTGGGGCTACCCAGTCTTAGATGCTGCCCCTGGAGCCGAACTTTATGCGTGGTTTAGCCCAGAAGTGATTGACGTTGATGCTCACTGGAAAAAACTAAGTTCTACCCTATCTGGACTCTTTTGTgcatcattaaattttatagaaaacttTAATACAATCACTCCGAAAATGTCCTTATGGCCAACAGGTGCacagaaattaaaacaaaattatacatctCAACTAAGATATGCATCGCTACCTCGGGAAATTGTTTGTACAGAAAACTTAACACCTTGGAAGAAATTACTTCCATGTGAATCGAGCCATGGCTTTTCTTCCCTTCTTAATTCCCGTATGATTCATAATACAAATTATCATTCCATTGGAGTTCACGTAAGAAGAACATGTGTTGATAATAATTGCTTAGACACAAACTTAGAAATTAAACAAACTGTGGCCCTTGTGTATGATTTCAAAATCATTAATAGCATGGATTGGTCCTTTAGGAAGTTGTTCGGGCAAGGATTGCCGGGAGCATGTCCACTGTCATCTTCTAGCAAAATTTATATTGACATTACTTCAAATAGCACTTACCGCTTCAAGCTCAGTCCAGAGCCCAATGATATTGTGTTATCACAAAGAGGTGGAAGTGAGACTGAATTggctatatataatatcaataattctgTTATGATGAATATTGTAGCAAAATATGAAacaaagaacaaaatatttgtaaatataccaCCACCATTGTCATTCACAAGATATGTTCTTGGCTATGGTAAAGAATTTGGTGGTATTGTGACTGAACTCACAAACAACTACTGGGCTCCTATAGATGTTGTTCTTTTAGAAAATGCACCTTGGTGGCTGCCTATCCAACTAAGCTCATTAAGGATTAACGGAGAAGCAGagagtaaattaataatgtcaCAGTATTATTCTCCAGGAAAAAGTAGGCAGAAACCATATCACTTGGAGCTTTTGTTGAGGCTTCCCCCCAAATCTACAACCACTTTGACAATAgattttgaatttgtattcCTCAAATGGCAGGAATATCCTCCTGATGCAAACCATGGATTTTACATTGGATCTGCATTAATATTGGCAAATCTTCCAACGGCAAAAAATTATACCAGTCTACCAATTCATGGAAATACATTTGATTCAGTTATTAATGCTTCAAAAtcat GGTATCCAATGACATTTAGAACGAATGGGGCTATGGTGTCATTACCAACACCTGACTTTAGTATGCCATACAATGTAATATGCTTGGCATGTACAGTAGTTGCTTTAGCATTTGGTCCTCTAAATAACATATGTACAAAAGAACTAGTCCTCAAAGCTGCTGGTACACCTCTCTCTCTACGTCAAaagatattcaatatatttaaaaagaaaaaagactaA
- the LOC124534728 gene encoding major facilitator superfamily domain-containing protein 12-like — protein MDNEFLDISTSLRLQLAYGIGHILNDVCASLWFTYFLVFFHLVLEFSPSQAGYLMLIGQIVDAISTPFVGYHSDHTNNFISARYGKRKLWHLFGTGCVLISFPFIFMECVGCTSTHKWAQMFYYAAFIVVFQIGWAAVQISHLSLIPELAEDPHVRTHLTAIRYGFTVFSNIFVYIMTWIILHVTGNCDKEQVGPSDAWKFRQIMLIVLSVGTVASVLFHFSVSEKPSRNQISNNEYGSSTLHCDVLRKFLLYQVAGIYMSTRLVVNVSQVLIPLYLHHTLGLAARALAVVPLAMYLGSLAAAGVQRLAPRSFTRKLSYLLGSACALSGFIWVYFDSDHNYKVNYIYVVAVLIGFGGAQMLVTSLSLTADLVGDSTDASAFVYGIMSFSDKLSCGVAIALIQMYADNGGMYYYRDALSWVCGSATILGLVLTLVLPNRSHNSLIVNDPSPINANEDEITSSSE, from the exons ATGGATAACGaatttttagatatttcaacTAGCCTAAGGCTACAGCTAGCGTATGGTATTGGACATATATTAAATGATGTGTGTGCAAGTTTATGGttcacatattttttagtgtttttCCACCTCGTACTTGAATTCAGCCCTTCTCAAGCTGGATACTTAATGCTAATAGGTCAAATTGTGGATGCCATATCTACTCCATTTGTAGGCTATCATTCTGACcatacaaacaattttataagtgCAAGATATGGCAAAAGAAAACTTTGGCATTTATTCG GTACTGGGTGTGTGCTAATATCATTTCCATTCATATTTATGGAGTGTGTGGGATGTACATCGACACATAAATGGGCACAAATGTTTTACTATGCCGcttttattgttgtgtttcaaaTTGGTTGGGCTGCTGTGCAGATATCTCATCTTAGTCTTATACCAGAATTGGCTGAAGATCCTCATGTTAGGACACATCTCACTGCcattag ATATGGTTTCACAGTGTTCTctaatatatttgtctatataatGACATGGATAATATTACACGTTACAGGAAATTGTGATAAGGAG caAGTGGGACCATCTGATGCATGGAAGTTCAGACAAATAATGCTAATAGTTTTGAGTGTGGGCACTGTAGCATCAGTACTGTTTCACTTTTCAGTGTCTGAAAAGCCATCCCGTAATCAAATATCTAACAATGAATATGGAAGTAGTACTCTACATTGTGATGTACTTCGCAAGTTCCTATTATATCAA gtaGCTGGAATTTACATGAGCACAAGGCTTGTTGTCAACGTATCGCAAGTACTTATTCCTCTGTATCTCCATCATACCCTAGGGTTAGCAGCTAGAGCCCTGGCTGTAGTACCGCTAGCAATGTATCTCGGAAGCTTGGCTGCAGCTGGTGTTCAGAGGTTGGCCCCAAGATCTTTCACACGAAAACTAAGCTATTTATTGGGTTCTGCATGTGCATTGAGTGGTTTTATATGGGTTTACTTCGATTCTGATCATAATTACAAAGTGAATTATATTTACGTAGTGGCTGTATTAATAG gtTTTGGAGGAGCACAAATGCTTGTTACAAGTCTGTCCCTAACAGCTGACCTAGTTGGTGATAGTACAGATGCATCAGCATTTGTCTATGGGATAATGAGTTTTAGCGATAAACTGTCTTGTGGAGTAGCCATTGCTTTGATACAGATGta TGCGGATAATGGTGGTATGTATTATTATCGGGACGCATTATCGTGGGTCTGTGGATCAGCAACGATACTGGGACTTGTTCTTACCTTAGTTTTACCAAATCGGTCACACAACTCTTTGATTGTAAATG ATCCTTCGCCCATAAATGCAAATGAAGACGAAATAACATCATCTTCAGAATAG